One segment of Anopheles stephensi strain Indian chromosome 3, UCI_ANSTEP_V1.0, whole genome shotgun sequence DNA contains the following:
- the LOC118511650 gene encoding ATPase family AAA domain-containing protein 1-like, whose amino-acid sequence MSGVNLTRNEVIQVALRISLLSIVTYYSAKWLIRNLDPSNKSKKKAIEHAEEILRKLSPTMKKSALQNLNEYEMVIASHLVVPENITESWDSIAGLDDVCQEIKESLVFPVCHRDMFAGSALYQPPKGVLLYGPPGCGKTLIAKATAKEAGMRFINLDVAMLTDKWYGESQKLASAVFTLAVKIQPCIIFIDEIDSFLRARNSSDHEATAMMKTQFMMLWDGLNTESDSTIIVMGATNRPQDLDKAILRRMPAQFHIGLPSEEQRQKILRLILQHEKVAPEVDYPQLARMTAGYSGSDLKEICRNASVHRVRKVMKNKEIMSAVRAAANKAQEERMHGGGSSLPNGCNGVSQNGGLEFGTPSITMEDLVESLRSMKHSKYTTGVLNDARIDLD is encoded by the exons ATGTCCGGAGTGAATTTAACACGCAACGAAGTGATACAGGTTGCGCTGCGTATCTCGCTGCTATCAATCGTCACGTACTACTCGGCCAAATGGTTGATCCGCAACCTGGACCCGTCCAACaagagcaaaaagaaagcCATCGAACATGCGGAGGAGATTTTGAGGAA GTTGAGTCCGACGATGAAAAAATCTGCACTACAGAACTTGAACGAGTATGAGATGGTCATTGCATCGCATCTAGTAGTGCCGGAGAACATTACGGAAAGCTGGGACAGCATTGCCGGGCTGGACGATGTGTGCCAAGAAATTAAGGAAAGTCTCGTGTTTCCGGTGTGCCACCGGGACATGTTTGCCGGATCGGCTCTCTACCAGCCTCCAAAAGGCGTGCTACTTTACGGACCACCTG GTTGCGGTAAAACGCTGATTGCCAAGGCAACGGCAAAGGAGGCCGGTATGCGCTTTATCAATCTCGATGTTGCCATGCTGACGGACAAGTGGTACGGCGAGTCGCAGAAGCTTGCCTCGGCCGTGTTTACACTGGCCGTTAAAATTCAACCGTGCATCATCTTCATCGACGAGATCGATTCGTTCCTGCGTGCCAGAAACTCGTCCGATCACGAAGCGACAGCCATGATGAAAACGCAGTTCATGATGCTTTGGGACGGGCTGAACACCGAGTCCGACTCCACGATCATCGTGATGGGTGCGACCAACCGGCCCCAAGATCTCGACAAAGCCATCCTGCGCCGTATGCCGGCCCAATTCCACATCGGTCTACCGAGCGAGGAACAGAGGCAGAAAATTTTGCGACTAATCTTGCAGCACGAAAAGGTTGCACCGGAGGTGGACTACCCACAGCTGGCGCGCATGACCGCCGGATACTCCGGTTCGGACCTGAAAGAGATCTGTCGCAATGCTTCGGTGCACCGTGTGCGCAAGGTGATGAAAAACAAGGAAATTATGAGTGCGGTACGTGCGGCGGCAAACAAGGCACAGGAAGAACGAATGCACGGTGGCGGTAGTTCGCTGCCGAACGGATGCAACGGGGTGTCACAGAATGGTGGACTAGAGTTCGGAACGCCTTCCATTACGATGGAGGACTTGGTGGAGTCATTGCGTAGTATGAAGCACTCCAAGTATACGACCGGAGTGTTGAATGACGCTCGGATCGATTTGGATTAA
- the LOC118511641 gene encoding CTP synthase, with product MKYILVTGGVISGVGKGVIASSFGTLLNACGIPITSIKIDPYINIDAGTFSPYEHGEVFVLDDGSEVDLDLGNYERFLDVVLHKDNNITTGKVYKMVIDKERVGDYLGKTVQVVPHITDAIQEWVERVAVTPVKDNVVPEVCIIELGGTIGDIEGMPFVEAFRQFQFRVKKENFCVAHTSLVPLPRATGEPKTKPTQASVRELRGFGLSPDMIVCRSENPIGDEVKDKISNFCHVAPNQVICIHDLSSIYHVPLLMEQAGVIDILKERLHLNLPTPRPANFMQSWRDLAERVDNVYKKVNIALVGKYTRLQDSYASVIKSLLHASIAVGYKLNLTFIDSSNLERETKMENPNHYYDAWHDLTNSHGIIVPGGFGSRGIEGKIRACQWARENGKPMLGICLGLQAAVIEFARNVLGLAEANSTECDEKTPHPLVIDMPEHHTGILGGTMRLGKRTTIFRGDSKIRQLYNYKDQIDERHRHRYEVNPKYVAQLEQNGMRFVGTDAEQERMEVMELTNHIYYVATQFHPEYLSRPLKPSPPFLGLILASVGKLESYLADGQKLFQKQRNLNLTLARETSNENDLQQIRERANGVKNEPTNAVQPVVGPSKSTAQVNGTGPSTPVRENGVHENGGMD from the exons ATGAAGTACATCCTCGTCACGGGTGGTGTGATCAGCGGTGTTGGCAAAGGTGTTATCGCCAGCTCGTTCGGAACATTGCTCAACGCCTGCGGCATTCCCATCACGTCGATCAAGATTGATCCTTACATCAATATCGACGCTGGAACATTTTCACCCTACGAACACG GCGAAGTGTTTGTTCTGGACGATGGCAGCGAGGTGGATTTGGATCTGGGAAACTACGAGCGATTTTTGGACGTAGTTTTACACAAGGACAACAACATTACCACCGGCAAGGTGTACAAAATGGTGATCGATAAGGAGCGCGTTGGAGATTATCTTGGAAAAACCGTTCAAG TGGTACCCCACATCACGGACGCCATCCAGGAATGGGTCGAACGGGTGGCAGTAACGCCGGTAAAGGATAACGTTGTGCCGGAAGTGTGCATTATCGAGCTGGGCGGAACGATCGGTGACATCGAGGGAATGCCGTTCGTAGAAGCCTTCCGCCAGTTTCAGTTCCGcgtgaagaaggaaaatttttGCGTCGCCCACACGTCACTCGTCCCGCTGCCCCGGGCTACGGGCGAACCGAAAACCAAGCCAACGCAGGCCAGCGTACGTGAGCTGCGCGGTTTCGGGCTGAGCCCGGACATGATTGTGTGCCGGTCGGAGAATCCGATCGGTGATGAGGTGAAGGACAAGATCAGCAACTTTTGTCACGTGGCACCGAACCAGGTGATCTGCATACACGATCTGTCCTCGATCTATCACGTGCCACTGCTGATGGAACAGGCGGGTGTGATCGACATCCTAAAGGAGCGTCTGCATCTGAACCTGCCCACACCGAGACCGGCCAATTTTATGCAATCTTGGCGCGATCTAGCGGAGCGGGTTGACAATGTGTACAAGAAGGTGAACATAGCGCTCGTCGGCAAGTACACCCGGCTGCAGGATTCGTATGCGTCCGTGATCAAATCGCTGCTGCACGCATCGATTGCGGTCGGGTACAAGCTGAACCTAACGTTTATCGATTCGTCCAATCTGGAGCGTGaaacgaaaatggaaaatccaAACCACTACTACGACGCGTGGCACGATTTGACCAATAGCCA TGGTATTATAGTGCCCGGTGGGTTCGGTTCGCGAGGCATTGAAGGAAAAATTCGTGCCTGTCAGTGGGCCCGTGAAAATGGCAAACCAATGCTCGGCATCTGTCTCGGATTGCAGGCCGCCGTCATTGAGTTTGCGCGTAATGTTTTGGGACTAGCG gAAGCAAATTCAACGGAATGTGATGAAAAAACGCCCCATCCGCTGGTAATCGATATGCCCGAACATCATACGGGCATACTGGGTGGAACCATGCGGCTCGGAAAGCGTACCACCATCTTCCGGGGTGACAGCAAAATAC GCCAGCTGTACAACTACAAGGACCAGATTGACGAGCGTCATCGGCATCGGTACGAGGTGAATCCTAAGTATGTGGCGCAGCTGGAACAAAACGGTATGCGGTTCGTTGGTACGGATGCGGAACAGGAGCGCATGGAAGTGATGGAGCTCACGAACCACATCTACTACGTGGCCACCCAGTTCCATCCGGAGTATCTGTCGCGTCCGCTCAAACCTTCGCCGCCATTCCTGGGACTGATTTTGGCCTCGGTAGGCAAACTCGAGTCCTATCTCGCTGACGGACAGAAACTGTTTCAAAAGCAGCGCAACCTTAACCTAACGTTGGCACGCGAAACCTCCAACGAAAACGATCTCCAGCAAATCCGAGAGCGTGCCAACGGGGTAAAGAACGAGCCGACGAATGCTGTGCAGCCCGTCGTTGGTCCTTCCAAGAGTACAGCGCAAGTGAACGGTACCGGACCGTCGACGCCGGTCCGGGAGAATGGAGTGCATGAAAATGGCGGAATGGATTAA